GTGATCGCGATTCATGTGCTCGATGATCCCGGCGGCCGCGTCGGCGAGCGGGTCCGGACGCGCCGTCCCGTACCCGTGCGCGTCGACCCAATCCATCGCGGCGAAGCCGCCCACGAAGTAGACATGCTCCACCGCGAGCCGGTGGAAGGCGAAATCCTCGAAGTCGACCCAGTAGGCGGCGTTCGGATGGCGGGCCAGGTACATCGGGCGCGCCTCGGTCGCCCCCTCCGGCCCGAGCTGTTGGACTCGGCCCATCAGCGTGACGCGGGCGGCGGCCAACGGGTCCCCGCCCCACCCGGGCTGAGCCACCAGCAGGCTGGCGCGCGGATCGGCCTGCAGGTTCTGGGTGTGCATGGCGAGCGTGCTGATCAGGAAGAGAGGCTGGCCCCGCTCGTCGACGGCGTAGGGCATGACCGAGCCGAAGGGGTGACCGGGGTGCTTCCGGGAGAGCGTCGAGAGCGTCCCCGTTCGTCCGATGTGGACGAGCGTCCGGGCCCGTTCGGCGTAGGTCGGCTCCGGGACCGGCGGCGCCTCCGCCCCCGGCTCGTCGGGCGGTCCTACGTGACTCCCCACGGGTCGATCCTCTCAGCGAGACCGGGCGAGATCACCCGAACCCTCGGCGCGCTACCGGGGGACGAAGCCCATGCGCGCGTACATGCGGGCCAGGGTCGGCGCCGAGGCCTCGCGCGCCTTGGCGGCCCCTCGGGCCAGCAGCCGCCGGAGCTCGTCCGGCTCCGCGCGCAGCTCCGCGTAGCGCTTGCCCACCGGCTCGAACAGCGCGGCGACGGCCTCGCCCACCTCGGTCTTGAACTGGCCGTAGCCCTTCCCCCGGTAACGGGTCTCGATCGCCTCCGGCGACTCCCCGGTGGCGACCGACAGGATCTCGATCAGGTTCGAGATCCCCGGCTTCTCCGGGGCCCGGTGGATCTCCCGGCCCGAATCCGTCACCGCACTCTGGAACTTCTTGCGGATCACCTCGGGCGGGTCGAGCACGTTGACGGTGCCCAGCGGCGTGCCGCCCGTGGTCGACATCTTCCGCGCGGGGTCCTGGAGGTCCATGATGCGGGCCCCGACCGCGGGGTAGACCCCCTCGGGCAGCACGAAGGTCTCGCCAAAGCGCGCGTTGAAGCGCGCGGCGACGTCGCGGGCCAGCTCGAGGTGCTGCCGCTGGTCGTCCCCGATCGGCACCCGCTCCGTCTGGTAGAGGAGGATGTCGGCCGCCATCAGGACGGGGTAGGTGAAGAGGGCGGAGGTGACGAAGTCCTGGCGGGCGGACTTCTCCTTGAACTGGGTCATCCGGCGCAGCTCGCCGAAGCTGGTGACCGCGCCGAGCAGCCAGGCCGCCTCGGGGTGGGCGGTGACGTGGCTCTGGGCGAAGACCGTGGAGCGCTCGGGGTCCATCCCGGTCGCGAAGAGCATCGCGGCCAGATCCAGCGTGCGCTCGCGGAGGTCCTCGGGGTCGTAGCCGACCGTGATCGAGTGGAGGTCGACGATGCAGAGGAACGTCTCGCCCGCCGCCTGCATGGCGGCGTACTGGCGGAACCCTCCGCTGTAGTTGCCGAGGTGCTTCGAGCCGGTCGGCTGGATCCCCGAGAAGATCCTCATCGGGACGATGATCGCAGAGCGTAACAGCCGGCGCAACCCGCCTGCGCCTTGACCGCCGCCGGCCCCCGGCGGTAGGCTGAGCGCATGTCCATGCGAGACAGATCGTCCCGCAAAGCATCGGTCGGCCTGTGGGCGACGCTGGGCGGACTCGTTCTCGCCTGCGCGCTGTTCGGCTGGCGGAGCCCGGCGTCAGGCGAGGACACCCAGGCGTTGCTCGACAAAGTCATCGCCGCCCACGGCGGCATGGAGGCGTGGGTCGCGCTGAAGGACCTGTCGTTCAGGCTGACCCTGGTGGCGCTCACCCCCCAAGGCGAGGTGACAGGAGCCCGGGCCAGCCTCTACCGGCTGAAGCGGCACGGCAAGGGCCGGGTGGAGACGGTGACCGGGGACGGGCTCCTGATCGAGGGGTACGACGGCGAGCGCCCGTGGGCGACGCTCAACGGCCGGCACCTCACCGAGCCCGACGCGCTCAAGCGGGCCCACTTCCAGGCGGTGAACTGGTGGTACTGGATGGGGATTCCCTTCAAGATGCGTGATCCGGGCGTGATCCTTCGCCAGAAGGAGCCGGCGACCTTCCAGGGAAAGCCGGTGCACGTGCTGGAGGTGACGTACGCGCTGGAGGGCCCGACCGACCGCTTCACCTACCACGTCGATCCCGAGACCTACCACATCGTCCTCGTCGAGACCGAGCTGAAGCCGGGGGTCTGGCCGGGGGTCGGGGGGAGCGGGCCGGGCTGGTCGACCTGGCAGGAGTATCGGACGGCGGGCCCCTTCGTCATGCACACCAAGCGGACCGTCTATGCCAATCGCCAGCTGACCGAGCGGCGGGCCATCGTCTTCTTCGGGGACTTCAAGTTCAACACCGGCCTGCCCGACAGCCTCTTCCGGGCGCCGTAGCTTCTTCGGAGGGGGCCTCGGCGGCCCCCTCCGAGACCTCCCCCAGGACCGTTGCGGCGGCAGAGCCGCCGCTCGAAGCGGACCACCAACCGGCGGCGGTCAGGCAATCCTCGGCGCGTTGGTCACTCCAGCAGGCACGTGGCCGCGGGCGAGCGGCATCCCTCAGGCCCGCCCGGGCGGGAGGTGGGCCGTGCGCCGGGCCTGGAGGGCGGGATCGGCGTAGGTCATGAGATCGGGCTGGGCGCGACCGAGCATGACCTGGATGTAGGCCGGCTCGAGGCCCACGTTCTCGAACCCGTGGATGACGCCGGCCGGGGCGGAGACGCAGTCCCACCGCCCCAGCACCGTCTCGGCCCGGTGCCCGTCGGCGTCGTCGAGGAACACCCGGACCTTCCCCTCCAGGACGAAGAAGGCTTCTTCGACCTCGTGGCTGTGCGGGGCATTGCCCTGGCCAGGCGGCACGAACATCACGCTGAGCGTGAAGTGTTCAGCCGTGATCGCCCCGGGGTCGCTCTTCCCGGAGGCGCCGGTGCCGATGTAGCGGTGCTGGGCGCGGCGGTAGCCCTCGACCCGGGCGTCGGCGAACGCGTCCCAGTCGGCCGCGCGGTCCACGAAGCGCGCCACCCGGGCGCGGAGCAGCGCTGCGAGCGTGGGGTTCGGAACGTCGGCTGCCGTCGTCATCGCCGCCCTCCTGTCGCCCTCAGCCGCCCCCGCCCAGCCAGGCGAAGAGGAGACCCGGCGGGAAGGGGATGGCCAGGACCCGCTCGAACAGGCCATACACGAACGCGTAGCTGGCGAGGCTCAGCGCGATGCTGATCGGCCAGCGCTCGCGGGCGCCGACCTTGAGATAGAGGAAGGCCGTCACCAGGGTGGCGCTGGAGAAGCCGACCAGCCAGATCGCCGCGAACATCCCGAGGATCCAGGCGCAGATCTCGGCGGTGCGCCGGGCCGCCACCCCCGGAGGCAGGTCCGGGCCCGTCTCGATCGCGTCCAGGGCCGCGCCGCTCCGCCGCCCGGCGGCGTCGCGGGCGAACTGGACGATCGCCAGGCCGAGCGACGGGATGACGATGGCCCACGGGAAGAGCCCGGCCCGCGGGCCGAAGTCCCGGCTCTGCCAGAGCGCCCACCCGAACAGGAGCACCAGGAAGAGGCTGAACACCGTCGCCCCGTCGAGCCGGAGGCCCCGGCGATCGCCGGCCGGAGTCACCGCCGGCGCCGCCATCGTGGCGCTCGCGCGCGTCCGCCGCCGGCGCTCGTTCCAGACCGGGACCACGAGGCCGACCAGGATGAGCGTGGTCAGGACGAGCACGCCTGGGCGGGCCAGCCAGGCCAGGCCGTAGTTGTCGGTGGACAGGAAGAGCTTGTTCTCGGCCAGCGGCCCCAGCACGAGCCCCAGCAGCAACGGCGGCCGCGGCCAGCCGAGCTGGGCCATCACCCAGCCGACCGCCCCGAAGACCAGCACGACCCCGAGATCCTCGAAGACGTTCTTCTCCGCGAAGGCGCCGACGTAGATCAGGGTCAGCAGGATCGGGGTGAGGAGCGTCCCCCGGATCTGGGTGATCCGGGCGAGCTGGCCCATGAACGAGAGGCACACCGCGACCGTGATGATGTTGGAGACGACGATGGTCCACACCATGGCGAACGTCACCGACAGGTGTCCCTTCGGCTCCGGCGTGAGCATCGCGGGCCCGGGGACCAGGCCCTGGATCAGGAAGGCGCCCATCAGGATCGCGGTGCCGACGCTGGCCGGCACGCCGAAGGCGACGGTCGTGACGAGGCTCCCGCCGAGGGTGGAGTTGTTGGCGGCGCCGGGCCCCAGAACGCCCTCGACCGCGCCCCGGCCGAACCGCTCCCGGTCGGGAGAGCTCTGGACGGCGTGGGCGTACGCCAGCCACTGGGTGGTGGCGGCGCCCATCCCGGGGATGATGGCAATGAAGGTGCCGACCGCGCTGCACCGGATGACGAGCCACCAGTGGACGAACGTGTCGCGGACGCCTTGCCAGACGCCGCCCAGCTTCCCGACGTCGAGCTTGGCGATGCTCGATCCCTGAATCGCCAGCTCGATCACCTCGGGGAGGGCGTAGAAGCCGATGGTGACCGGGACCAGCCCGATCCCGTCCCACAGGAAGAGCTGGCCGAACGTGTAGCGCTGGACGCTCGCCAGCGGGTCGAGGCCGATCGTCGCCAGCCACAGCCCGAGGCCGCCGGCCAGGAGCCCCTTCAACAGCGCCTCGCCGCTCAGCGCGGCCACGAAGGTGATGCCGAGCAGGGCCAGCATGAAGAACTCGGGGGAGCCGAAGGTGAGGACCAGCGGTCGCACGATCGGGATGGCCAGCCCGAGGACCAGGGCGCCGAAGACGGCGCCGAAGAGGGAGCTCATCATCGCGGCTCCCAGGGCCCGGCCGGCTTCGCCGTTCTTGGCCATGGCGTGGCCGTCGACGATGGTGGCGGCCGTGGTCGGCTCACCGGGGATGCCGAAGAGGATCGAGGTGATGTCGCCGGTCGTGTTGGTGACCGCGAACATCCCGAGCAGGAACGCGAAGGCCTCCACCGGCGTCATCCTGAAGACGAAGGGCAGCATGAGGGCCAGCGTGGTCGGCCCTCCCAGGCCCGGCAGGATCCCGACGGCGAAGCCGATGACGATACCGACCAGCATCAGGCCGAAGGTGGGCCAGGCGAAGACCTGGATCAGCCCGGCGAGGGAGGCCTGGGCGAACTCGACTATCGAAGGATCTCCCGGAGCTTCGCCACGATCGCCGGGTCGAGCCGGAACAGCTCCTCGACGAGACCCGCGAGCTCCTCGCCGGGGATCGGGTCGACGTCGAGCTTGGCCTGCCGGGCGTCGGCCAGGAACTCCGGGTCGCGGACGGTCTCGAGGAAGGCCGCCCGCAGCGCCTGCACGCGATCCGGCGGCGTCCCGGGCGCGACCGCGTAGAGCCGGCTGATGGCGGAGGGCACGATGACGGCCGCCCGCACGAGCTGGCGCGCGTCCTCGGTCCGGGCCAGGTCGAGCGCCAGCGGGACCCGCGGCAACTCGGGGAGGGGCTTGGCGGTGGCCTGAAGCACGATGGCGATCTCGCCGGCATCCAGGGCCTTGCGCCAGGTCACCTTGACCGACTCCCACTGCCAGCAGCCGCCGGCGACCTCGCCGGACTCGGCGGCCAGCCGGATCTCGGCCGTCCCCTTGTAGCCCCGCACGAGCTGGATCGGCAGTCCGAGAGCCGCCTGGAGCACCCGGGCGGTATCGTGGGTCGTGTCGCCCGGCCCCACTCCACCGAGCTTCACCGGCGTCCGGGCCGCCATCCACTGCTCGACGGTCCCGATGCCGCTCGCTCGGGTCAGCGCGCACACCACGTTGTCCCGCACGGGAACGCCGAGCCAGACGAACTTTCGGGCGTCGAACTCGATGCCCTCCCGACCGAGCAGCTGGCCGACGAGCTGGTTGCCGTGGAAGTTGACGATGGTGAGTCCGTCGGGCCGGGCGGCTTTGTAGACGGTGTTGGCCGCGATCAGGCTGGCCGCCCCCGGCATGTTCTCGACGATGACCGCCGGCTTACCGGCGAGGTGCTTGCCCAGGTGGCGGGCGAGCGCGCGCGAGTAGGTGTCGAAGCCCCCGCCCGGCGTGAAGCCGACGACGATGCGGATCGTCCTGCCCTCGAAGGCGCGGGGCTGCGATTCCGCCGGGAGGACCGGGAGCGCCGCCAAGACCGCGACGGCGACCACCGAGCGCGTGGTGCATCGAGGAGCGCTCCGAGCAGCGGCTTCGCCGCCGCAACTTTGGGTTCGCGCACCTCGGACGGAGGGGCCCCAGCTCCGCGACGTCTTGCGGCGCGCCGTCTGGGGGGGTATCGGGGGGGTCTTCCGAGACTTCCCCGAAGAACTAATCATAGAGGATGCCCTTCAGCCGGGCGATCAGGGCGGGCTCGAGCTTGAACAGCCGCTCGATGACGCGCTCCATCTCTTCCCCGGTCACGGGCTCGATCTCGAGCTTGGCCTGCTCCGCCTCGGCGAGGAACACCGGGTCGCGAAGGGTGTCCAGGAACGCCTTGCGCACGGTCTGGACCCGGGCCTTCGGCGTCCCCGGCGGCAGGGTGAGCGACCGGACGATCGCGCTGTCGGCGTGGATCGCCACCTCCAGGAGGCGGCGCGCCTCGTCCGTCTTGGCCCGGTCGATCGCCAGCGGGACGCCGGCTAGCTCGGCGTGGCTCCGCGGAGCGAGTTGGAGGAGGACCACCACCTCGCCGGCCTCCAGCGCCTTCCGCCAGGTCGCGCGGATGGAGCCCCAGTTGAAGCAGGTGCCGGCCAGCTCCCCCGCCTCCGCGGCGAGGCGGATGTCGGCGGTGCCCTTGTAGCCGCTCACGAGCTGGATGGGCAGCCCCAGCGCGGCCTTGATCGCCCGCGTGGCGTTGTCCGGGGTGCTGGAGCCGGGGGCGACGCCGCCCATCTTGACCGGCGCCGGCGCCGCGATCCACCTCTCCAGGCTCGTGATCCCGCTGGCCTTGGTCATCGCGCAGACCACGTGGTCAGGCGCGGGGGCGCCGATGAACTCGAACTTCCGCGCGTCGAACTCGATGCCTTTCTGCCCCAGCACCTGGCCCAGAAAGAGGCCACCGATGAAGTGCCCGATCGTCAGGCCGTCCGGCTTGGCCACCTTGTAGAGGTGGTTGGCGGCGATCAGGCTGCCGGCGCCCGGCATGTTCTCGACGATGATCGTCGGGTTGCCCGGGAGGTGCCGGCCCAGGTGTCGCCCCAGCGTGCGGGCGAACGTGTCGAAGCCGCCCCCCGCCGAGAATCCCACCACGATGCGGACGGTCTTGCCGCGGTAGAAGTCGTCCTGGGCAGGGGCCGAGCACGGGGTGACCGCGAGGGTGATTCCCAGGAGCCAGAGCCAGCGCCTCCGGTTCATGCGCTTCCTCCTTTGGCGGCCACGATCGCCCGCCGGACCCGCTCGGGCGTGAGCGGGAGGTCGGTGATCCGGACGCCCACCGCCCGCGCGACCGCGTTGGCGATGGCCGGGGCGGTCGGCAGCAACCCGCTCTCGCCGATCCCCTTGGCCCCGTACGGCCCCGGCCCGTCGCCGTTCTCCACCAGGATGCTCTCGTACTCATCCGGCACGTCGCCCATCCCCGGGACCCGGTAGTCGATCAGCGACGGGTTCACGAGCTGGCCGCCGTCGTAGACCATCTGCTCGAAGAAGGTGTGGCCGATCCCCATCATCGCGCCCCCCTCCTCCTGGGCGTGGCACTCGCGGGGGTTGATGGCGCGGCCGATGTCGGCCACCGAGACGTACCGGAGCACCCGCACCAGGCCCGTCTCCGCGTCGACCTCGACCTCGGCGGCCGCCATCCCGACCTCCCAGAACGGGGCCTCGCCGCCGAGCGGGGCGTGCCCGCGCTCGCCCCGGTAGGTCCCGCGGCCGATCAGCTCGCCGCCGCCGCCGAAGTGGGCGGCCAGGGCCTGCGAATAGGTGAGCTCCCCGCCTGGCCCGACGATCCGCCCGTCGCGGAGCGTCACCGCCGCCCGCTCGCCGCCGAGCCGGCGGGCGGCGATGGCGCCGAGCTGATCGCGCACGTCCCTCGCCGCCGCCTGGACCGCGAGGCCCATCAGCGTCGTCGACCGGCTCGCGCTGGTCGCCTGGTCGTAGGGCCCCATCCCCGCCTCGGGCCGGGCCACGGTGACGCGCGCCAGAGGCAGGGCCAGCTCCTCGGCCACGATCTGGGAGAGCACGGTGCGGACGCCCTGGCCGCACTCCACGGTCCCGGTGAGGAGCGTCGCGCTCCCGTCGGCGTGGAGCCGCACCATCGCGCTCGAGACGGACGGGGCCAGCGGCGCCTTGATGGTGCAGGCGAGCCCCTTCCCGCGGCCGGGCGCCCGGGGCGGCTCGGACCAGCCGACGGCGGCGGCCGCCTGCCGGAGGCCGCCGGCGAGATCGCAGTCGATCGGCAGGTCCCCCTCGATGAACGTCTCGCCCCGCCGGAGGAGATTCCGGAGGCGCAGCTCGAGCGGGTCCATCCCGAGCCGCTCGGCGATCACGTCCATCTGCGACTCGTAGGCCCAGGCGAGCTGAGGAACGCCGTAGCCCCGGAAGGCCACGCTCACCACCGTGTTGGTGTACACGCCGTACGCGTCGATCCGGACGTGGGGGATGCGGTAGGGGCCGGCCGCGGTATAGGCAGACTTCTGGACCACCCGCGGGCCCACGTCGGCGTAGGCGCCGAGCTGGTAGTGGATCTCGGCCTCGCGCGCGAGGAGGGTGCCGTCGCGGCGGACGCCGGTCCGGAGCCGGTATCGAACGGCAGCCCGCCGCACCGAGAGGAAGGCCTCCTCGGCGGTGAGGGCCAGGCGTACCGTCCGCCCGACGGCCGCCGCCAGCGCGATCACCAGCGGCTCGATCTTGGTGTAGGACTTGTTGCCGTACGCCGCGCCCAGGTACGGCACGATCACGGTGAGCCGCGCCAGAGGCACGCCGAACATCTCGGCCAGCTCCTTCCGGACCGGGAAGGGGTGCTGGGTCGACGCCCACACCGTGATGCCCTGGCGGTCCACGCGCGCGATCGCGCAATGGGGCTCGAGCGATACATGATGGGCCATCGGGAAGGTGTAGGTCTGCTCCACGACCAGCTCGGCCTCGGCGAGGGCTCCGCTCGGGTCCCCCCGCGCGTAGCGGTAGTGGTGGCAGACGTTGGTGCCGGGGATGGGCCGGAGCGCCCCGAGATCCCGGAAGTGCCCGGCCGGGCGCGGCCGCTCGTGGAGGAGGGGCGCGCCCGGGGCCAGCGCCGCCTCCAGCGTGGCGACGACGGGCAGCTCGGCGTAGTCGACGCCGATCCGCGCGAGCGCCGCCTCGGCGTGGGCCGGGGTGTCGGCGATGACGGCCGCGACCGGCTCCCCGGCGTACCGGATCACGCCGTCGGCGAGGAGCGGCTGGTCCTTGAACGCGGGGCCGTAGTAGAGATCGCGGACGGGCAGGTCGGAGGCGGTCAGGACCGCGACGACACCGGGCGCCCCCGCGGCCCGCGTCGTGTCGACGCCCAGGATCCGCGCGTGAGGGACGGGACTCCGCCAGAGCCGGGCGTGGAGCATCCCGGGGACGACCACGTCGGTGATGAAGCGGGCGCGCCCCGTCGCCTTCTCGGGGGTGTCGACGCGGGGCGCGGGCGTCCCGACGATGCCGGCGGTCACGACGCCGACGCCTTGGGTCTGGCGTCCTGCAGCGCGCGCCAGACCCGCTCCGGGGTCATCGGCACCTCGCGGAGTCGCACGCCCGTCGCGCGAGCGATCGCGTTGCCGATGGCCGGGGCCGCGCAGAACGTCCCGCTCTCCCCGACGCCCTTCGAGCCGAAGGGACCGGGGCCGTCGGCGTTCTCGATCAGGAGGGTGTCGAAGCGGTCGGGCAGGTCGAGGAAGGTCGGCAGCCGGTAGTCGATCAGGCCCGGGTTGAGGAGCTGGCCGGCCTCGCTCGCGCGCGCCTCGAACAGCGCGGGGCCGAGCCCTTGCAGCGCGGCGCCCTCGTCCTGGCCCGCGCACTCGCGCGGATTGATCGCGGTTCCCACGTCGGCCGCCGACACGTACTTGTGGATCCGGACCGCGCCGGTGTCCGGGTCGACCTCGACCTCGGCGGCGCCCATGCCCGTCTCCCAGAACACGGTGGCACCGCCCAGGCTCCCCGACCACGCGCCGGGGACGAACGTGCCGACCCCGGTCACCTCGCCGCCCACCAGGCCGAAGTGGCCT
This portion of the Candidatus Methylomirabilota bacterium genome encodes:
- a CDS encoding tripartite tricarboxylate transporter substrate-binding protein; amino-acid sequence: MVAVAVLAALPVLPAESQPRAFEGRTIRIVVGFTPGGGFDTYSRALARHLGKHLAGKPAVIVENMPGAASLIAANTVYKAARPDGLTIVNFHGNQLVGQLLGREGIEFDARKFVWLGVPVRDNVVCALTRASGIGTVEQWMAARTPVKLGGVGPGDTTHDTARVLQAALGLPIQLVRGYKGTAEIRLAAESGEVAGGCWQWESVKVTWRKALDAGEIAIVLQATAKPLPELPRVPLALDLARTEDARQLVRAAVIVPSAISRLYAVAPGTPPDRVQALRAAFLETVRDPEFLADARQAKLDVDPIPGEELAGLVEELFRLDPAIVAKLREILR
- a CDS encoding DUF6503 family protein, whose translation is MRDRSSRKASVGLWATLGGLVLACALFGWRSPASGEDTQALLDKVIAAHGGMEAWVALKDLSFRLTLVALTPQGEVTGARASLYRLKRHGKGRVETVTGDGLLIEGYDGERPWATLNGRHLTEPDALKRAHFQAVNWWYWMGIPFKMRDPGVILRQKEPATFQGKPVHVLEVTYALEGPTDRFTYHVDPETYHIVLVETELKPGVWPGVGGSGPGWSTWQEYRTAGPFVMHTKRTVYANRQLTERRAIVFFGDFKFNTGLPDSLFRAP
- the trpS gene encoding tryptophan--tRNA ligase, which gives rise to MRIFSGIQPTGSKHLGNYSGGFRQYAAMQAAGETFLCIVDLHSITVGYDPEDLRERTLDLAAMLFATGMDPERSTVFAQSHVTAHPEAAWLLGAVTSFGELRRMTQFKEKSARQDFVTSALFTYPVLMAADILLYQTERVPIGDDQRQHLELARDVAARFNARFGETFVLPEGVYPAVGARIMDLQDPARKMSTTGGTPLGTVNVLDPPEVIRKKFQSAVTDSGREIHRAPEKPGISNLIEILSVATGESPEAIETRYRGKGYGQFKTEVGEAVAALFEPVGKRYAELRAEPDELRRLLARGAAKAREASAPTLARMYARMGFVPR
- a CDS encoding tripartite tricarboxylate transporter substrate-binding protein, translating into MNRRRWLWLLGITLAVTPCSAPAQDDFYRGKTVRIVVGFSAGGGFDTFARTLGRHLGRHLPGNPTIIVENMPGAGSLIAANHLYKVAKPDGLTIGHFIGGLFLGQVLGQKGIEFDARKFEFIGAPAPDHVVCAMTKASGITSLERWIAAPAPVKMGGVAPGSSTPDNATRAIKAALGLPIQLVSGYKGTADIRLAAEAGELAGTCFNWGSIRATWRKALEAGEVVVLLQLAPRSHAELAGVPLAIDRAKTDEARRLLEVAIHADSAIVRSLTLPPGTPKARVQTVRKAFLDTLRDPVFLAEAEQAKLEIEPVTGEEMERVIERLFKLEPALIARLKGILYD
- a CDS encoding cupin domain-containing protein, which translates into the protein MTTAADVPNPTLAALLRARVARFVDRAADWDAFADARVEGYRRAQHRYIGTGASGKSDPGAITAEHFTLSVMFVPPGQGNAPHSHEVEEAFFVLEGKVRVFLDDADGHRAETVLGRWDCVSAPAGVIHGFENVGLEPAYIQVMLGRAQPDLMTYADPALQARRTAHLPPGRA
- a CDS encoding tripartite tricarboxylate transporter permease: MLVGIVIGFAVGILPGLGGPTTLALMLPFVFRMTPVEAFAFLLGMFAVTNTTGDITSILFGIPGEPTTAATIVDGHAMAKNGEAGRALGAAMMSSLFGAVFGALVLGLAIPIVRPLVLTFGSPEFFMLALLGITFVAALSGEALLKGLLAGGLGLWLATIGLDPLASVQRYTFGQLFLWDGIGLVPVTIGFYALPEVIELAIQGSSIAKLDVGKLGGVWQGVRDTFVHWWLVIRCSAVGTFIAIIPGMGAATTQWLAYAHAVQSSPDRERFGRGAVEGVLGPGAANNSTLGGSLVTTVAFGVPASVGTAILMGAFLIQGLVPGPAMLTPEPKGHLSVTFAMVWTIVVSNIITVAVCLSFMGQLARITQIRGTLLTPILLTLIYVGAFAEKNVFEDLGVVLVFGAVGWVMAQLGWPRPPLLLGLVLGPLAENKLFLSTDNYGLAWLARPGVLVLTTLILVGLVVPVWNERRRRTRASATMAAPAVTPAGDRRGLRLDGATVFSLFLVLLFGWALWQSRDFGPRAGLFPWAIVIPSLGLAIVQFARDAAGRRSGAALDAIETGPDLPPGVAARRTAEICAWILGMFAAIWLVGFSSATLVTAFLYLKVGARERWPISIALSLASYAFVYGLFERVLAIPFPPGLLFAWLGGGG
- a CDS encoding xanthine dehydrogenase family protein molybdopterin-binding subunit — translated: MTAGIVGTPAPRVDTPEKATGRARFITDVVVPGMLHARLWRSPVPHARILGVDTTRAAGAPGVVAVLTASDLPVRDLYYGPAFKDQPLLADGVIRYAGEPVAAVIADTPAHAEAALARIGVDYAELPVVATLEAALAPGAPLLHERPRPAGHFRDLGALRPIPGTNVCHHYRYARGDPSGALAEAELVVEQTYTFPMAHHVSLEPHCAIARVDRQGITVWASTQHPFPVRKELAEMFGVPLARLTVIVPYLGAAYGNKSYTKIEPLVIALAAAVGRTVRLALTAEEAFLSVRRAAVRYRLRTGVRRDGTLLAREAEIHYQLGAYADVGPRVVQKSAYTAAGPYRIPHVRIDAYGVYTNTVVSVAFRGYGVPQLAWAYESQMDVIAERLGMDPLELRLRNLLRRGETFIEGDLPIDCDLAGGLRQAAAAVGWSEPPRAPGRGKGLACTIKAPLAPSVSSAMVRLHADGSATLLTGTVECGQGVRTVLSQIVAEELALPLARVTVARPEAGMGPYDQATSASRSTTLMGLAVQAAARDVRDQLGAIAARRLGGERAAVTLRDGRIVGPGGELTYSQALAAHFGGGGELIGRGTYRGERGHAPLGGEAPFWEVGMAAAEVEVDAETGLVRVLRYVSVADIGRAINPRECHAQEEGGAMMGIGHTFFEQMVYDGGQLVNPSLIDYRVPGMGDVPDEYESILVENGDGPGPYGAKGIGESGLLPTAPAIANAVARAVGVRITDLPLTPERVRRAIVAAKGGSA
- a CDS encoding DUF2470 domain-containing protein; amino-acid sequence: MGSHVGPPDEPGAEAPPVPEPTYAERARTLVHIGRTGTLSTLSRKHPGHPFGSVMPYAVDERGQPLFLISTLAMHTQNLQADPRASLLVAQPGWGGDPLAAARVTLMGRVQQLGPEGATEARPMYLARHPNAAYWVDFEDFAFHRLAVEHVYFVGGFAAMDWVDAHGYGTARPDPLADAAAGIIEHMNRDHADALLTFARVLAGAEADEAAMVSVDRLGFKLRIKRGERIRSARIPFPREVRSA